From a single Vanacampus margaritifer isolate UIUO_Vmar chromosome 15, RoL_Vmar_1.0, whole genome shotgun sequence genomic region:
- the arl2 gene encoding ADP-ribosylation factor-like protein 2 has product MGLLTILKKMKQKEREMRLLILGLDNAGKTTVVKRLNGEDISTIPPTLGFRIITLEHRDYKLNIWDVGGQKSLRSYWRNYFERTDGLVWVVDSADRQRMEDCKQELHKLLLEERLLGATLLVFANKQDLPGALSKAAIQAALALDDIKNHHWCIMGCSAVTGQNLLAGVDWLLDDIAARLFNAD; this is encoded by the exons ATGGGTTTGCTGACTATTCTGAAGAAGATGAAGCAGAAAGAGCGCGAGATGCGACTACTGATACT AGGTCTGGACAATGCGGGGAAGACGACCGTCGTGAAGAGGTTGAACGGCGAGGACATCAGCACCATCCCGCCGACTCTCGGCTTCAGAATCATCACGTTGGAGCACAGAGA CTACAAGTTGAACATTTGGGACGTGGGGGGCCAGAAGTCGCTGCGCTCTTACTGGAGGAATTATTTCGAGCGCACGGACGGCCTCGTGTGGGTGGTGGACAGCGCAGACAGACAACGCATGGAGGACTGCAAGCAGGAGCTCCACAAGCTGCTGCTGGAGGAG AGGTTACTCGGTGCCACGTTGTTGGTGTTTGCAAACAAGCAAGATTTACCTGGTGCCTTGTCAAAAGCAGCTATACAAGCG GCGTTGGCCCTGGATGACATCAAGAACCACCACTGGTGCATTATGGGATGCAGCGCAGTGACTGGACAGAACCTTCTTGCAGGAGTGGACTGGTTGTTGGATGATATCGCCGCAAGGCTCTTTAAtgcagattga
- the batf2 gene encoding uncharacterized protein batf2, protein MVRGGIKCARLEDREAPGDKRSTKRRLKNRDAARKSRKKNTERADELHQELLSLEASNSALEKEIAALKKEVRRYTAALERHRPFCVLRRSSRVDVLEPSTSAPSKAEVVENPRPLPSSGYVSPRLFSLAPHSLFDGDSNTEFSNCVSSLLDCEDARSVTCGMFADEGRGAAQLEPHALNRNYESPSVSEQRDYNGALNPSQGIAPTLESLTEPLSVPAHLDTPDGFFPPNEPSMEPFLGELSLSEFLAENDWILGVAGDPDTL, encoded by the exons ATGGTGCGAGGAGGAATAAAGTGCGCCCGGCTGGAG GACCGAGAGGCGCCGGGGGACAAGAGGAGCACCAAGAGACGACTGAAGAACCGAGACGCCGCCCGGAAGAGccgcaaaaaaaatacagagagaGCGGACGAACTCCACCAG GAGCTCCTGAGTCTGGAGGCCTCGAACTCGGCCCTCGAAAAGGAGATTGCAGCGTTGAAAAAAGAAGTCCGGCGCTACACCGCGGCCCTGGAGCGCCACCGGCCTTTTTGTGTCCTCCGACGATCCTCCAGGGTGGACGTCCTCGAACCTTCCACGTCCGCCCCCTCCAAAGCGGAAGTGGTCGAGAACCCTCGTCCGTTGCCCTCGTCCGGTTACGTCTCTCCCCGTCTTTTCTCGCTTGCTCCTCATTCACTGTTTGATGGCGACAGCAACACAGAATTCTCCAATTGTGTCTCCTCGCTGCTTGATTGCGAAGATGCCCGCTCGGTCACGTGTGGAATGTTTGCAGATGAAGGTCGGGGAGCGGCGCAACTTGAGCCTCATGCGCTTAACCGGAATTACGAGAGCCCTTCAGTATCAGAGCAGAGGGACTACAATGGGGCCTTGAACCCAAGTCAGGGGATAGCGCCAACACTGGAATCCCTGACCGAGCCGCTTTCTGTTCCTGCTCATCTCGACACTCCAGATGGATTCTTCCCTCCAAACGAGCCTTCGATGGAGCCGTTCCTGGGGGAGCTGTCGCTTTCTGAGTTCCTGGCCgaaaatgactggattttggGTGTGGCCGGTGACCCCGACACTCTGTAA